GAATAACTTTCAATTGGTGTTTCCCTTAGCCAAGAGATAGAGAGTAAAGGAATAATAATCGTCTTTCTCCTCTTGTAATTTGGCCCTAGCTTCTTCAAACAGTTTGTCGCTTAACGCATCTTCTCCCATAATCCTGGCAACCCTTGCGTAGACGGCGTAAAACCCTGCGGGCGCAGATTTTAGCGAGATGCTGTCATTAACTAGATTCACCCAAAGCGGGATATAGCCGATTTTATCGTAAGTGCTCAAAATTTCCTTTATTCCGGCGGGAAATTCGGGTTTCACTTCAAATGACATGTATAGCGGTATTCTAATCGCCTCGTAGCCGTAGTTCTCACTTCTCTCCGTGTATATGGAGAACCCGGATTTTTTTAAAATTACCCAATCGGCCGGGAGTTGAAGTGTGGAAAATGAAGCTTCGGACAGGATTGAAGAACAGTCTTTGTAGACCTTATCCCAGAAAGGCTTTTTATCCACTTCCGCAAAGGCCCGGAACGCGGGCAGAATGAAATAAGAGGGATTGATCACAAAACCCTCCTCCTTCTTAAATCCATAATAAGCGGGCATGAGAAGAGTACGTCCCTGCCAGTTAAAGGCCAGTTCTTTTCTGATCCTCTCGATTATTTCTAATGCTTCAGCTTTATATTCTTGCTTGTCCCATTTTTTTACAGCCTCGATCAGTGCGAATGCAGCCAAGATATCGCCATCGGTAGCGTTGTTGTAATCAATTACCTCCCACCTTTTATCCGATCTCTTTCCCCAGAGCCACGCCAAGAGACCGTCCTCCCTTACATTAAGGTTGTTTTTAGTCCACACACGGATTTGGTCGAACAATACTTTATCGTCATGCATGACGGCTAAAAGCATTCCATAGCCTTGACCCTCTGAATGAGAAGCGCTTTCCTGATAATAATCGATAACACGCCCGTCCTTACTGATAAAATGTTCTTTATACTGTTCCCATCCGGGTTCTTCCTGGGAGTAGGCATAACCGTAAACAAAAACAGTCAAGAAGCATGATATGGCGTAGAATGTTTTAATCCTCATACCTGTCGCTCCTGATTCTCCTTAATACATAGAACGTGCTGGCGGTCAATATTAACAAGGAAATCGCCAGTAGTGCGAAGAACTTCCATCTGGATGTGTTTATGACTGACTTTACCCGGTTAGCGGTTGACAGCTTGCCTGTATAGTAGCCCCGTCCGACGTCTAGAGACCACACTTTATATCCTTCAGGCGTAAAATCAACAAGAGCGAGATCCCCTCGGGAATCACCCTGGACGGAACTGTCCAGCAGCGCGCTGGTCAACGCTAATAAATCATTGTCCGAAGCCGCGGTAACCAAAAGCACGGAGCGTCCCGGTTGATACGGTGACTCAAATTCCATAATCACTCCCTGGTCGTTTCCCAGGCCTCCGGTCTGTTCGCTGTAAGCTGTTTCTATTACAGATTCGGATTGTAGTTCCGAGGTCCCCGCAGCATAATTTTTAATTTTCCCCCAGGTCGAAACGGACTCGTTCAGGTTAAGGTTGTTAATGACAGGATAAGGGGCGGTTACCATAGGGCCGTACTTTAAAGGAGCTTCCTTTCTTATATTCTCCGGTACGGTTGCTATATCGCCGACGACGATGATTTCACGGTTCCAATCCTTTGGTTCCTCAAATCCTATATCGATATTCAAGAGCGGGTAGCCGATTTTCTGACTCATAAGACCTATAAGATTTAGGGATGAGCTGATTGTTTTGTAATCAGGCCTGGTTATGTACAGAGTTGTCTCCCTGCCGTCCGGCCACCGCGTAAACGGGAATCCGTCTTGAAAGAAAAGCTCTATCCTGGGCAGCTCCACCCAATGAGACAATGAGGGGAATTTGAATGTGGAATCATCGAATATACTTAAAAAGAGATTATCGACTTGAATTAATTCGCATTGACCTGTTACGGATGGGGTGAGCACCGGTTCGAACCTGATGATATTGTCGCCTCTATTGAAAAGATAACTTGGAATCGAGATCTTGTAGTTGCTGAAAACGGCGCCGTTGGGGTTGTCGAGATGTATGGCCGTAACAATTTCATCGTTCAATAAAATGTTTAAAACCGAGTCCGAGCGCATACCGGCTCCGTAGGCTAAATGTAGAGAAATCTCTGCGTATCGGTTTTCTTCAATAAGAAGATCGGTCGGCAGTCGAAATGACAGATCTTTAGTCTGAGGGGAAAAGCCCTTGAAGCTGTGATTGGGGAATCCGAGTGTTTTAAACGCGTAAATACTACCGGGATTGATCATTAGCTTTCCCGAATATGGATGAACTGCGGGCAAAAGAATCTCTTTTATTTCCATCTTATCCGTAGCTGGAAAAGGAAATGAGAGAACTGCTATCGCGGTTACGGCTAACCGGATATCCTCTAAAGTATTCCCTGAAACTATAATAAGCGCCCTGGTATTGTTATCAGTGGATTTATTTCCATCGGACGGAATTTCTCCTTCATCCGCGGGGCCAACCGGATTGTCTTTTTCGGCGGGGTTATGCATTATCCGTATATAAGGGCCATTAATGTTCAAGTTCGTTTTTCCTACAAGGCCCTCCACAAATTCTTTTCTCCCGATTATCACGTTATCGACACCGGGCGTTATCTCGTTTGAAGTGCTGAACTCCACTTTTCTGTAGTCGAATCTGAGCGCTATGCCGGAGGCGACCGTGCTTGCCAACAGGGCGGATTCGGGTGAGTTATATTCCGAAACTATGTTTACTTGTCCATAAGGAAAGGTCTTGGGATCGAATAAAAAGTCGGATATGGAAGATAGCTCCAGGGGAACCGGTTTCAAGTCGTATGTCAGCTCTATGGACGCCTCGTCAAGTTTAAGGGTAGTCCATAGTTCGGGCGCGCAGGGGAACTCGCACTCCAATGTGTAATGCTGGGTTACGTAGAAGGTCAGATCATTGTAGCCCGGGTCCAGTAGATCAGCAGGCAGCTGCACTCTCGCTATACCCTCCGGAGCAAGGGGGTTTAACTCTATCTGAGCAAGAGGATAGCTGTTTAATTTGAGGATTAAACGGGAGTTTTGAGCCAGGAGAGCAGAAGAATTGACGTATCCGAAATCGATGACGGCTGATTTGACCGCCCATCTTTCGGGGATTGGCAACTTGATGTTGAACTCTGCCTCTGAGCACTTAAGGTCCGTTATGCCTACGGGGGCAATTTTATGAAGCGGAATATTGACTGTTTCCGCTCCAGCTCCGGAAGCCGTGTATAGCAGCAAAATGATAGTGAAAAATTGAATAAGGTTTTTTACATTCACAATAGTTATCCTTTACCAGCTGTATTTATTTGATACTTTTTAACACCCGCCTTGAGCAAATAATTTAATTTGGGTTTAAGGTAGTTTTGTGTCAGGCCTTTGAAATTATCCATTCCCCCATATATGCCTTTTTTAATGAAATAGATAAATCCATGCCAGAACCCTATGCTTTTCAGCTTATCTTCTCTGAAATTGTTCCATTTGGAGCTGTCACCGTAAAAAAATCTCACAAGGTTTGCAAATGTTTCTTTATCTTCGAGCAGCTCATATTCAACACCGACCTCTATTTTATCCCGATTGTTAATTGTTCTTGCCAGCCGGCCTTTGAAGCTATATTCCTCGCCGTAGCTATCCTCCAGGTCTACGTATACCTCTTCTCCACGTTCTATATCAAACTCCGATTTCGAAGGAGCGGCGCATAGAATCCCGGCTCCGCCAAGAGAAAGGTCTTTAATATTTCCATCGATCGAAAAATCGAGACGAGGAAAGAAAATTCTTGCCTTCGTCTCAATGGGAAGCCTGTGGAACCTTCTGGTATATCTCTTTTCCCATACAACGCCGAGGCACGCCAAAATTAT
This is a stretch of genomic DNA from Deltaproteobacteria bacterium. It encodes these proteins:
- a CDS encoding glycosyl hydrolase family 8 → MRIKTFYAISCFLTVFVYGYAYSQEEPGWEQYKEHFISKDGRVIDYYQESASHSEGQGYGMLLAVMHDDKVLFDQIRVWTKNNLNVREDGLLAWLWGKRSDKRWEVIDYNNATDGDILAAFALIEAVKKWDKQEYKAEALEIIERIRKELAFNWQGRTLLMPAYYGFKKEEGFVINPSYFILPAFRAFAEVDKKPFWDKVYKDCSSILSEASFSTLQLPADWVILKKSGFSIYTERSENYGYEAIRIPLYMSFEVKPEFPAGIKEILSTYDKIGYIPLWVNLVNDSISLKSAPAGFYAVYARVARIMGEDALSDKLFEEARAKLQEEKDDYYSFTLYLLAKGNTN
- a CDS encoding cellulose biosynthesis cyclic di-GMP-binding regulatory protein BcsB, translated to MNVKNLIQFFTIILLLYTASGAGAETVNIPLHKIAPVGITDLKCSEAEFNIKLPIPERWAVKSAVIDFGYVNSSALLAQNSRLILKLNSYPLAQIELNPLAPEGIARVQLPADLLDPGYNDLTFYVTQHYTLECEFPCAPELWTTLKLDEASIELTYDLKPVPLELSSISDFLFDPKTFPYGQVNIVSEYNSPESALLASTVASGIALRFDYRKVEFSTSNEITPGVDNVIIGRKEFVEGLVGKTNLNINGPYIRIMHNPAEKDNPVGPADEGEIPSDGNKSTDNNTRALIIVSGNTLEDIRLAVTAIAVLSFPFPATDKMEIKEILLPAVHPYSGKLMINPGSIYAFKTLGFPNHSFKGFSPQTKDLSFRLPTDLLIEENRYAEISLHLAYGAGMRSDSVLNILLNDEIVTAIHLDNPNGAVFSNYKISIPSYLFNRGDNIIRFEPVLTPSVTGQCELIQVDNLFLSIFDDSTFKFPSLSHWVELPRIELFFQDGFPFTRWPDGRETTLYITRPDYKTISSSLNLIGLMSQKIGYPLLNIDIGFEEPKDWNREIIVVGDIATVPENIRKEAPLKYGPMVTAPYPVINNLNLNESVSTWGKIKNYAAGTSELQSESVIETAYSEQTGGLGNDQGVIMEFESPYQPGRSVLLVTAASDNDLLALTSALLDSSVQGDSRGDLALVDFTPEGYKVWSLDVGRGYYTGKLSTANRVKSVINTSRWKFFALLAISLLILTASTFYVLRRIRSDRYED